One window of the Anaerobranca gottschalkii DSM 13577 genome contains the following:
- a CDS encoding shikimate kinase produces MLWKRLKGVPAIKRLVLIGFSGSGKTTVGKLLAQTTSLPLYSIDQMVEDKAGISIPEIFERYGEEYFRQLESGIIKEVVEKGEGIIDCGGGVVERESNMQLLKSFGEIVWLKCPLETLLSRLEKNDRPLLKNKDILYIQEFFGRREVLYQRYGDITVNSDRDLPRIIAELLEILNLD; encoded by the coding sequence ATGCTATGGAAAAGGTTAAAAGGAGTCCCCGCCATTAAAAGGTTAGTACTTATAGGTTTTAGTGGCAGTGGTAAAACTACTGTAGGGAAATTATTAGCCCAGACTACCTCTCTGCCCCTATATAGTATTGATCAAATGGTGGAAGATAAAGCCGGTATCAGTATCCCCGAGATATTTGAAAGATACGGAGAAGAATACTTTAGACAGTTGGAAAGTGGAATAATAAAAGAAGTGGTAGAAAAGGGGGAAGGGATAATTGACTGTGGGGGAGGAGTTGTGGAAAGGGAAAGCAATATGCAGCTCCTTAAAAGTTTCGGGGAAATAGTTTGGTTAAAATGTCCACTAGAAACCCTTTTATCTAGGTTGGAAAAAAATGATCGACCTTTATTAAAAAATAAAGATATCCTTTACATACAAGAATTTTTTGGAAGAAGGGAAGTCCTTTACCAGAGATATGGAGATATCACAGTAAATTCTGATAGAGATTTACCAAGGATAATCGCTGAACTTCTGGAAATACTAAATTTAGACTAA
- a CDS encoding late competence development ComFB family protein: MKLINYNEVLVREKLEELLKNSSVCDCEQCKLDMMAIALNNLPPKYVVSQQGEIFSKAQAFNAQTAVDILGAITDAMEKVKRSPRH, translated from the coding sequence ATGAAATTAATTAATTACAATGAAGTATTAGTTAGAGAAAAACTGGAAGAGCTTTTGAAAAATAGCAGTGTCTGTGATTGTGAACAATGTAAACTAGATATGATGGCTATTGCTTTAAATAATTTACCACCTAAATACGTAGTTTCTCAGCAAGGGGAAATTTTTTCTAAAGCTCAAGCCTTCAATGCACAAACTGCAGTGGATATCTTAGGGGCTATTACTGATGCTATGGAAAAGGTTAAAAGGAGTCCCCGCCATTAA